A genomic stretch from Pieris brassicae chromosome 9, ilPieBrab1.1, whole genome shotgun sequence includes:
- the LOC123714443 gene encoding sodium channel protein Nach-like: MSSKEKSHTLWRVIMFINLIVTMILLVVIRDGYNGQHIVTRINSNCKINEVPFPAVSICNYNLVSNKRSQNIQSILKSSNVSGSDIELFLQSLPNLVDYRNSNGHTSDFDHILRVLKKHYFNIDTIMEEVHQRCEDLLLYCSFNRKPMICTDMFRLVKTFEGHCCTFNYVALNDDSVENVLPDKDHEHYEDTESDHKHSEIIITAESGRGSGLLVVFNVEPSDYPPWALTQTYGAKVLINDPNDYPEYSVIYKRVYTEISLDIKVQPSVFDADESLRSIPNAYRGCAFHDEIELKHTDRYSWETCKTECKMRSYLKYCGCVPYKYPQEATPRICEFKDLRCLNNFRAKKLSSELCEPLCYQECRDKQYRVTNNIMPLVADLYPDDVMNNRNASELTALQVYFDRPTCNCYKKMLLMDFISIIATYGGIFSLGFGASLHTLFEVAFLTHLHGEGMRRSRATRRSRHVTKLRLSACAPNIPGPGYHYSPSSCPDTSSSASITQRVHLQASYLC; this comes from the exons ATGTCCAGTAAGGAAAAATCCCACACACTGTGGAGAGtgattatgtttattaatttgatcGTTACTATGATCTTGTTGGTTGTAATCAGAGATGGATATAACGGTCAACACATCGTCACACGA ATAAATTCTAACTGCAAAATTAATGAAGTTCCCTTTCCGGCGGTCAGCATTTGTAATTACAATTTGGTGTCGAACAAAAGGTCTCAAAACATACAAAGTATTTT AAAATCGTCAAACGTATCCGGTTCGGATATAGAGCTGTTCCTGCAAAGCCTCCCCAACCTAGTCGATTATCGTAACTCGAACGGCCACACGTCAGACTTTGATCACATTCTGCGTGTTcttaaaaaacattactttAATATCGACACTATAATGGAAGAG GTACACCAGAGGTGTGAAGATCTGCTGCTGTACTGCAGTTTCAACAGAAAGCCAATGATTTGCACAGACATGTTCCGTTTGGTGAAAACTTTTGAAGGCCACTGCTGCACGTTCAACTACGTCGCTCTAAACGATGATAGCGTTGAGAA CGTCCTTCCCGATAAGGATCATGAACATTATGAGGATACGGAATCGGACCACAAACATTCTGAGATTATAATCACGGCGGAGTCAGGCAG agGTTCAGGTCTGCTTGTAGTTTTCAACGTAGAGCCGAGTGATTACCCACCCTGGGCTCTCACTCAAACATATGGTGCGAAG GTCCTGATAAATGACCCAAACGACTACCCAGAGTATTCAGTGATCTACAAACGCGTGTACACTGAGATATCCCTAGACATCAAGGTGCAGCCTTCTGTGTTTGATGCCGACGAATCCCTCCGCAGCATTCCCAACGCGTATCGTGGCTGTGCTTTCCACGACGAAATCGAACTCAAACATACGGACAG GTATTCTTGGGAGACTTGCAAAACAGAATGTAAAATGAGGAGCTATTTGAAGTATTGTGGCTGTGTGCCGTATAAGTACCCGCAAG AGGCAACGCCTCGAATCTGCGAGTTCAAAGACTTGAGGTGCTTGAACAACTTCAGAG CGAAGAAATTATCTTCGGAACTTTGTGAGCCGCTTTGCTACCAGGAGTGCCGAGACAAGCAATACCGCGTCACCAACAACATTATGCCACTCGTTGCAGACTTGTATCCCGACGACGTTAT GAATAACAGAAACGCCAGTGAGCTAACAGCACTGCAGGTGTACTTCGACAGACCCACCTGTAACTGCTATAAGAAGATGTTACTCATGGACTTCATTTCTATTATTG CTACATATGGTGGCATCTTTTCACTCGGCTTTGGAGCGTCGCTTCATACTCTATTTGAAGTCGCCTTTTTAAcg CATCTCCACGGAGAGGGTATGCGCAGGAGCCGTGCGACGCGACGATCGCGTCACGTGACTAAGCTGCGTCTGAGCGCGTGTGCACCCAACATCCCCGGCCCTGGATACCATTACTCCCCCTCCTCCTGCCCCGACACCAGCTCCTCCGCAAGCATAACGCAAAGAGTTCATCTGCAAGCAAgctatttatgttaa